The Kineothrix sp. IPX-CK genomic interval ACGCAAATCAACAGCCTTGCCATCTATTTCTCCGGCACACGCCGCTCTTCCAAGTCCTTCGCTGATGTCCGCTGCAATATCGATGACTCGCATCGGCGAAACGTATTCCTTACTGCTTCCATCTTTTAACGTTACTTTCATTGATTTCCAACTCCTTTACCCATTATTCTTCACAATCGCAATCATCTTCGCAGTCGCAGAACTCACCATCTCCAAAGCCGTTCACATTGTTGTTCCCGTTATTGCTTCCGATCATTACTCTTTTCTTCGGTGAAATCAGCATACCAATTACCAGGCCGGCTAAAACACACACGGTCAGGGTCAATACGTACTCTCTTTTTTTCATTGTCTTCATTTCTTCCAAAACCTGCTCTAACTCTTTCAACTTTTCCTGCATTTCATTTTCCTCCTTTTCATTTCAGGGTACAAAAAAACCCTTACATCACACTCTATGTGCGATGTAAGGGACGTATAGCTATATTACGCGGTTCCACCCTTTTTGCCCTGTTATAACAATGTTCATAACAAAGCCGCTTCATTCGGCGATAACGGTGCCGCCGGACCTGATTGGGGTCACTCCGAGATGGTCTTCGGATGCTTTGCGTCAAGATACTTCCAGCTCCGCTCGCCTTAACAAGCAGGTATCCCTCTCTGATACGTTCCCGCATCTTACTCTTCTCTTCCTTGCATTATCAATATTTCATTACTTATTCTTATTCTATGATACTTTTTTTAATCTGTAAAGACTTATTCTTAATTTTTACCGCAGCATTTTTTATATTTCTTGCCGCTTCCACAAGGACAGGGATCGTTAGGATATGTTTTGGCGCCTTTCACGATCGTAGCAGAAGCCTTCTGTATTCTATAAAGCTCTTTTCTCTTTTCCTCGTCGAAAATATCATTCCACGCTTCCAGCTCGTACAGCCAGTCCGCACCTGCACCGACCATATTCTTATAAAGAAGCTCATTATCGAAATCGAGCGATACTTCCGTATCCTCCTCCATCTCGTCGACAGGGTTTTCAACCTTCAGGCTTTCGTTGATTCCATCGAGAAATCCCGTCATCGTCATGATATCTACATCATATTTCTCAGCCAGCTCCTTCACGGTACCTTTTACCGCTTCCTCAGGATTCTCCAGGAGTTTTACATAAATTTCCTTCTCCTTCTGGAAATAATCTGCCCAGAGTCTTTGCAAATCGCCTTTATTGGCCGTTTCCGAATAGGCCATGTCATGCCACTGTTTTAATAATGCCATTGTAATACCACCTTTTGCTTATTATATATTTTTCTTCAAATATGAGTTGACTATTCCGTTAAAAACAGAAAATTATGTCCAAACTATTGATAGTATATAATATTTTTCAAAAAAAGTAAATTTTTTTATTTTTAATGAATAAAGCCGGAAATCACGTCAATAATAAGACTATCAAAGGAACCCCCTCCTTTGATAATTACCCAAGATAAGAAAAAATACTTATCCTCCCCTAAATAAAGCCCCCGAAAATGTAAAAATACATTTCCGGGGGCTTTTATCATACTACGTTACTGTTCACGACCTTCTCAGTAACACATGATTTCTGTATTTAAATTCGCTCTGCATTATTTCCTTTTCATGCAGAATATGTTATGTTATGTATACAAATAAAATCAGAAACGGAGTTCCTATGAAGAAAAGATCGAAACAGATTGCAGCCTGGGTCTGCATCGTCCTATTGGTTCTGTTATACGTAGCTACTTTCATTATCGCCTTGCTGGATTTCCCCGGCTCAGGCGCTCTTTTCCAGGCCTGCCTTGTGGCGACTATCGGTCTGCCCATTCTCCTGTGGCTTTACATATGGCTTTACGGCAAGTTCAGGGACAGGCACACTATCGCCTCCATGGATATATTAAAGGACGAAGAGGAGTAAAAACTCCTCTTCATTATATACTGTCCAAATCGCGCTCGTAAATATCGTCGCCCTTCACCACTTTTTCAATAAACACCTTGACACAGGGCCCGTTGAATTGAGTTCCCGCCCCCTTTTCCAACTCGCTGACCGCATATTCCCTCGACAGCGCCTTGCGGTAGCTTCTCTCGCTACGCATCGCGTCATATGCGTCCGCAATGGCTATGATTCTCGACTGGAGCGGTATATCCTCTCCCTTCAGCCCTCTGGGATATCCTTTTCCATCCCATCTTTCATGATGAGAAAGCACATATTCGCTCAGTTCCGAAAGGTCGCTCACCGTACTCAGTATCCGGTAACCTATTTCCGGATGCTTCTTGATTTCCTCCCATTCCGTCTCATCCAGCTTTCCGGGCTTGTTTAAGATTCCCTCTTCTATAGCCACCTTACCGATATCGTGTAAAAGCCCCACCGTCCGAAGCTCCTTCACTTCATCATCCCTAAGACCCATGGCAATGCCCATCTTCTCACATAGCTGGGAGACTCTTCGTGAATGCTGCTCCTCTCTGGGATTCTTCTCATGCAGCGTGGTCATGATCGTATAGACGGTCTTCCCTTTCACGCTGGAGCTTTCCAACAGCTTTTTCTTATACATATAGCTTTCTGCTTTCTTCATGACCTCCGGCAGCGGCTCATCGGTACTTCTCTTAGCGCAATAGCCGAAAGACAGTGAAAGAGGAATTGAATTGACATCCATTTTGCTGGCGGCCTCATTCATGCCTTCGATGATTTCCTGCATCTGTGCATCGTCCGTTTTCGGGGAAAAGATAATGAATTCATCTCCCGCTTGTCTGCATACTACATCCTGAGCCCTCGTCCCCTCAATGAGTACCTTCGCCACCATCTGAATATATTTATCGCCTGCCGCATGCCCGAAAGAATCATTGACCAGCTTCAGTCCGTTAATGTCTATCATCGTAATCATGAGCGGATAATTCTCTTCTACATCCAGAACGACCAGCTCCTGCTCGAAAAACCTGCGGTTGAACAGACCCGTGAGCTGATCGTGATAGCTTAAGAAATTCAGCCGTCCTTCCGCCTGCTTACGCTTTGTAATGTCGTTTACAATGATCGCCAGTTGGTTTTCCATAGGTCTGTAGGCGATAATCTCATAATAATAATTTGTCTTTTCCTGAAGTCTTTCGTATCTGGTAGGCTCGCCGGTGGTAACGGTATGTATCAGCTTCGCAGCGTTCTCCGGCTCCATTTTCGTGTGTATTTCAGAAAAGCATTTCCCCAGGATGTCCTTTTGCTTTAATCCTGTTAAAACCTCATGGCTGTAATTGGTATCCACCACCTTATAGTGATAGAGGTCGTCTCCGGGATTCCCTGCATAAAGCGCCAATCCCAATTGCATTTCCGTTATCAGAGACTTATATTTCTCTTCGCTTACCCTGAGCATTTCTCCGTATTCCACGATTTGCTCATACTGAGTGCGCAGCTCCTCATCCGAAGCGGTCAGCTCCTCCACATAGGACTGCAGCTCTTCGTTGGAAGCCGACAGCTCATCATAGCTTTCGTTCAGCTTCCTTTTCATTATCTCCACCTTTTTCAAAAGGCCCGAAATGAGGAAGAAAAGAATCAGCGCCGTACAAAGTACATAGGCCATCCCTTTGTAGGTATTTATCATTAAAACGACTTGTTCATCTTTAAATAGATAATTGACAATCCTATCGGAAAAATAAATCCAGAAAAGACCTATTGCAAGATATATCGTGCATATCCTAAGGCCTTCTTTTTTAAAAGGATCGCTTCTGTGCCTTAGTTGTTTATCATTTAAGTATTTAAACATATAAGCCTCCAATTAAATTTTATCTTTCGTACAAAATCTTAATTCTATTGTACATTAAATTCTTTAAGCTATATCAAAAATCATCGGTGCGGCACATTAGTCTGGAGAGTTCCTCCTCAGCCTGCTTTTTGTTCTGGAAATGAACAGTATGAATACCGAATTTCTCTGCCGCCGTCAGGTTGACCAGAGTATCGTCCAGAAACACGCACTCTGCAGGATTCAGTTGGTATCTGTCTATTAATAATTGGTAGATTTCCGGCTGAGGCTTGATAAATTTTTCCTTATAAGATAAGATTCCCCCGTCCACATACTCAAGAAAGTCCAAGGCGTCCTTGCAGTCCCTGGCGGCACGGCCGGCAAAGTTAGATAAAACTAACACTCTGCAGCCCTTTCCTTTCAATTCCTGTATCCACGGAATCGCATAGTCATATCTTATGAGCATCCCTTGAATATTTTCTAACGACTCACGCAGCTCCTTTTCGATGCCCGGATCATTTGCTATGAACGCATCCATAATTTCCTCATCCGATAAAGCTCCTCTGTCGTATTCGGCCCATGTGCCGCTCTCCACCGTTGCCTTTGAAATCCTGTCCAGTATTTCCTGTGAATAATCGAACTTCCGGAAAAATTCCTTCCAGGCAAAACCTGTAAGTACATTCCCTATATCGAAAATAATTGTATTTATCACTGTCGTTTCCTCCTAAACCCTTTTCACAATCATTCTTATGTGTCAATATCGCTGTATATAATTTGCAGCAGATTCCTCGCAGCGGCGGACAATTGACTTCCCGTATCCGTCACGACGCAAAAATGCCGCTTAGGTATGATTTTATTGAAGCGAAGCGCAAATAGCTTCCCCGATTCCAAATACTCTGCCGCGAATTCTCTCATAATACTTCCGACTCCGAGATTGCGCAAGGTAAACTGAACAATCATATCGCTGGTGGCCAGCTCGAATTCCGGGTTCATCACTACCCCGTTTTTTTCAAGAAAACCATCCATGTAGCTTCTTGTGCTCGTCCTTTTTTCCAATGAAATGATAGGCAGCTTTTCCAGGTCCTTTAAGTCCAACATTTTATTCTTATATTGAATGAACTTGCGGCCTGCTATAAAAATATCCTCTATTTCTTTTACTCGTATAGCCTGTATGCCGGGCACCGCCTCAAAAGGGGTACTCACCACTCCGAAATCTATCTTCCCCTCCTGCAAATAATACAAAGTCTCGGGCGTTGGCGCGTTTGTTACCGTGACCTTAATGCCCGGATATTGTTCATGAAATTTTTCCAGATACGGAAGAAGAAAAAAACGAAGCGTCATATCGCTGGCACCGATACGCATTTCCCCTAATTCCAGATTGAGCATCTGGACTACTTTCTTTTCCCCCAGTTCTATCTGCTCGTAGCCCTTTGCCACATAGCTATATAAAAGCGCTCCTTCCGACGTCAGCTTCACTCCCTTGGCGACTCTGACAAAGAGCTTCGCCCCGATAATGCTCTCTAACTGCTTCAGCGACTGGCTTACCGCAGGCTGAGATATGGCAAGTGCCTCCGCCGCCATCGTCAGGCTCCCCAGCTTCGCCGCATAGTAAAAAACTTTATAATATTCCAGATTATTCGTCATACTCTGCCCTTATGCTTCCATGCCCATTTCATTTTTCTTATTGTATCATATCCCTAACAGCTTGACTATTTCTATTTTTCCCGCCTGAATAATCCGTATTTATTCATCAAAATGCCGCACAACCGTTTTTCGCGGTCGTGCGGCACCTTATTATTTTTGTAAAGAACTCTTTCTATAAATAATATCATTTCTTCCCGGTCCGTTGCTCACCATCGTAATCGGATAGTCGATTTGCTCCTCGATGAACTCTATATAATTCCTGCAATTCTCCGGCAGCTCCTCATAGGTCTTGATTCCGCGGATTTCGCATTTCCATCCGGGCAGCTTTACAAGGATCGGCTTAGCCTTTTCCAGCTTCGCTGTAACAGGGAACTGAGTAGACGCTTCGCCGTCGATTTCATAACCTACGCAGACGGGTATCTCGTCCAGATAACCCAGCACATCCAGAACCGTAAATGCCACGTCGGTGGTTCCCTGGAGCCTGCAGCCGTATTTGGAGGCCACGCAGTCGAACCATCCCATGCGGCGGGGGCGTCCCGTAGTAGCGCCGAATTCTCCGCCGTCACCGCCTCTTAGTCTGAGCTCATTCGCTTCTTCTCCGAAGATTTCGGATACGAAGGCGCCTGCACCGACCGCTGAGGAATATGCTTTACATACCGTAATGATTTCTTTTATTTCATAAGGAGGAATCCCTGCTCCTATCGCGCCGTAAGCTGCCAGCGTAGAAGAGGACGTCACCATAGGATAAATACCGTGATCCGTATCTTTTAACGTACCTAACTGGCCCTCAAGCAAAATGGTCTTTCCTTCCTTTATCGCCTGATCCAAAAAAGCGGATACATCGCATACATACGGCTCCACCATTTCTTTATAGCCGCCAAGCGTCGAAAGCAGCTCCTGCGGGTCGATCAAAGGCTTATGATACAGATGCTCCAAAAGCACGTTCTTCGCTTCTGCAACCCTTACAACTTTCTCCTTTAACAGTCCGTCGTCGAAAAGCTCGCTTACCTGAAAACCTATTTTAGCATATTTATCAGAATAAAACGGAGCGATGCCTGACTTGGTAGATCCGAAGGACTTCCCGCCCAGCCGCTCTTCCTCGTACTGATCGAACAAGATATGATAAGGCATTACGATCTGAGCTCTGTCGGACACCAGAATCTTAGGCATCGGTACATCTCTGTCCGTAATGGACTTGATCTCATTAAAAAGAACCGGAATATTCAAAGCCACTCCATTGCCGATCACACTCGTCGTGTGGTCATAGAATACTCCTGAGGGCAGTGTATGGAGCGCAAATTTACCGTAGTTGTTTACAATCGTGTGTCCCGCATTTGCTCCTCCTTGAAAACGAACGATAATATCCGCCTCCTGCGCAAGCATATCCGTAATTTTACCTTTTCCTTCGTCGCCCCAGTTAGCGCCGACAACTGCTTTTACCATAGTCGATTTCCTCCTGCAAACTTGAATTTTCCCTTGTTCCATAAAATGTGCAGTCTCGTTCCTCCTTAGACTGAGAGTGCTGCAAATCAGTCTAATTATGCACACTAGTATGCCGGGTGTAGCAATCTTTACTCCTCCCGGATACTTTATAATTATACAATAAAATTACTCATAAATAAAATCAATATTATTTATGAGTAACATAATCTATGCTTATATTAAATGCCTGTTCAAATAGTCCGGCCCGTTTTGGTAAGTCCCCTTAACTTCCTTATTCCTTCCCATCCCAGCAATAGGTGCACAGTTTACACTTATCGATACCAACCGCCTCTATCATATCATCCAGTCTGTGATACCGGAGGGATGTAAAATTCAGCTCCTTACTAATCCGCCCGAGCATCTCCTTATATTCCTCCGTCTCAGGATTGGAATAGGCGCTCAGGTCCGTAAATCTGCCCTCTCTCTCCAAATCACTGATAACCCGTCTTGTAATTAAGTCCATTTCCGAAGTGGAACGGGAAAAGTTCAAATACTTACAGCCATACAGAAGAGGCGGACATGCAGGTCGGATGTGTACCTCCTTGGCACCGCTCTGATATAAAAATTCTGTTGTCTCCCTAAGCTGGGTGCCGCGGACTATGGAATCGTCGATAAGAAGCAGACTTTTGTCCTGAATCAAATCGTGCACGGGAATCAGCTTCATCTTCGCGATTAAGTTCCTCTGGCTCTGAATCGTGGGCATAAAGGAACGCGGCCACGTAGGGGTATATTTAATAAAGGGTCTGGAAAAGGGAATTCCCGATGCATTGGAATAACCGATGGCATGCGCCGTTCCTGAATCCGGCACTCCCGCCACGATGTCAGGCTTCACATCATCGCGTCTGGCTAACAGTGCACCGCAGTTATATCTCATCTCTTCTACGCTGATTCCTTCATAGGAGGAGGAAGGGTATCCGTAATATACCCATAGAAAGGTACATATCTTCATATCCTTACCCGGAGCAGCGAGAGTATGCACTCCCTCCGGTGTGACGATCACGATTTCTCCGGGGCCTAATTCCTTCTCTTCGATATAGCCCAGATTCAAATAAGCGAAGCTTTCAAAAGAGATACAGTAAGCGTCTTCTTTCTTCCCGATGGAAACAGGCGTCCTTCCCAGACGATCTCTGGCAGCATAGATTCCCTTGGGCGTCATAATCAGCATGGTCATGGAGCCGTCTATGATTTCCTGCGCGTACCTTATGCCTTCCGCCAGATTATCTTTCTCGTTGATTACCGCTGCGACCAGCTCCGTCGCATTGATATCCCCTCCGCTCATCTCGAGGAAATGAGAATGTCCGGTGGCGAAAATCTTCTCCACGAGTTCATCCATATTGTTTATTTTTCCAACCGTCTCGATAGCATAGGTACCGTGGTGGGAACGCACGATCAGCGGCTGGGGCTCATAGTCGGAAATACAGCCGATACCCATACAGCCGCTCATTTCATTCACTTCCTTATCGAATTTCGTGCGAAACGGCGCGTTTTCAATGTTGTGAATCGAACGGTCAAAGCCTTTTTTTCCGTACACCGCCATACCGGCCCGCCTCGTTCCCAGATGAGAGTGATAGTCCGTTCCAAAAAACAAATCGAACATGCAATCACTTTTCGATGCAACTCCAAAAAATCCACCCATAACAGCTCTCCCTACTATTCCACATATTTCTGTATAAAAAGCGTATCCTTAAAGCCTTACGGCCTTAAAAATACGCTCATGCACCCCGATAATTTATACGTTTATTTCTGCCTTTACGCCCAGCAGCTCCTTATTCTCTTCCAAAACCGGCGCGATCACAGCCGCAAGAAACGCCTCCACCTGCTCCTTGGAACGTCCCACATATCTGGTCGGATCCATAGTCTTCTGCAAGTCCTCGAGGGTCATATTGAATGCCGGATCTGCCGCAATCAGCTCTAACAAGTTGTTATCCCTGCCCTCTTCTTTCACATTCTTTCCGGCCTCCATAGAAAGCGTGCGGATCCTCTCATGCAGCTCCTGTCTGTCTCCTCCCGCTTTCACAGCGTCCATCATGATGTTTTCCGTAGCCATGAAAGGAAGCTCACTCATGAGTCTCTTTTCGATCACCTTCGGATATACGACAAGGCCGTCTACCACATTCAGGCACAAATCGAGAATTCCATCTACCGCAAGAAATCCTTCCGGGATAGAAAGTCTTTTATTTGCGGAATCATCCAGTGTTCTTTCAAACCACTGGGTAGCGGAGGTAATAGCCGGGTTCAGCGCATCCACCATCACGTATCTGGCCAGAGAAGCTATCCTCTCACTCCTCATGGGATTTCTCTTATATGCCATGGCTGACGAGCCGATCTGACTCTTTTCAAAAGGCTCCTCTATTTCTTTCAAATGCTGTAACAGACGAATATCGTTAGACATCTTATGAGCGCTTGCCGCAATGCCTGCCAGCACGTTGACCACTCTCGT includes:
- a CDS encoding SEC-C metal-binding domain-containing protein, which gives rise to MALLKQWHDMAYSETANKGDLQRLWADYFQKEKEIYVKLLENPEEAVKGTVKELAEKYDVDIMTMTGFLDGINESLKVENPVDEMEEDTEVSLDFDNELLYKNMVGAGADWLYELEAWNDIFDEEKRKELYRIQKASATIVKGAKTYPNDPCPCGSGKKYKKCCGKN
- a CDS encoding HD domain-containing phosphohydrolase, with product MFKYLNDKQLRHRSDPFKKEGLRICTIYLAIGLFWIYFSDRIVNYLFKDEQVVLMINTYKGMAYVLCTALILFFLISGLLKKVEIMKRKLNESYDELSASNEELQSYVEELTASDEELRTQYEQIVEYGEMLRVSEEKYKSLITEMQLGLALYAGNPGDDLYHYKVVDTNYSHEVLTGLKQKDILGKCFSEIHTKMEPENAAKLIHTVTTGEPTRYERLQEKTNYYYEIIAYRPMENQLAIIVNDITKRKQAEGRLNFLSYHDQLTGLFNRRFFEQELVVLDVEENYPLMITMIDINGLKLVNDSFGHAAGDKYIQMVAKVLIEGTRAQDVVCRQAGDEFIIFSPKTDDAQMQEIIEGMNEAASKMDVNSIPLSLSFGYCAKRSTDEPLPEVMKKAESYMYKKKLLESSSVKGKTVYTIMTTLHEKNPREEQHSRRVSQLCEKMGIAMGLRDDEVKELRTVGLLHDIGKVAIEEGILNKPGKLDETEWEEIKKHPEIGYRILSTVSDLSELSEYVLSHHERWDGKGYPRGLKGEDIPLQSRIIAIADAYDAMRSERSYRKALSREYAVSELEKGAGTQFNGPCVKVFIEKVVKGDDIYERDLDSI
- a CDS encoding HAD family phosphatase — protein: MINTIIFDIGNVLTGFAWKEFFRKFDYSQEILDRISKATVESGTWAEYDRGALSDEEIMDAFIANDPGIEKELRESLENIQGMLIRYDYAIPWIQELKGKGCRVLVLSNFAGRAARDCKDALDFLEYVDGGILSYKEKFIKPQPEIYQLLIDRYQLNPAECVFLDDTLVNLTAAEKFGIHTVHFQNKKQAEEELSRLMCRTDDF
- a CDS encoding LysR family transcriptional regulator encodes the protein MTNNLEYYKVFYYAAKLGSLTMAAEALAISQPAVSQSLKQLESIIGAKLFVRVAKGVKLTSEGALLYSYVAKGYEQIELGEKKVVQMLNLELGEMRIGASDMTLRFFLLPYLEKFHEQYPGIKVTVTNAPTPETLYYLQEGKIDFGVVSTPFEAVPGIQAIRVKEIEDIFIAGRKFIQYKNKMLDLKDLEKLPIISLEKRTSTRSYMDGFLEKNGVVMNPEFELATSDMIVQFTLRNLGVGSIMREFAAEYLESGKLFALRFNKIIPKRHFCVVTDTGSQLSAAARNLLQIIYSDIDT
- a CDS encoding adenylosuccinate synthase is translated as MVKAVVGANWGDEGKGKITDMLAQEADIIVRFQGGANAGHTIVNNYGKFALHTLPSGVFYDHTTSVIGNGVALNIPVLFNEIKSITDRDVPMPKILVSDRAQIVMPYHILFDQYEEERLGGKSFGSTKSGIAPFYSDKYAKIGFQVSELFDDGLLKEKVVRVAEAKNVLLEHLYHKPLIDPQELLSTLGGYKEMVEPYVCDVSAFLDQAIKEGKTILLEGQLGTLKDTDHGIYPMVTSSSTLAAYGAIGAGIPPYEIKEIITVCKAYSSAVGAGAFVSEIFGEEANELRLRGGDGGEFGATTGRPRRMGWFDCVASKYGCRLQGTTDVAFTVLDVLGYLDEIPVCVGYEIDGEASTQFPVTAKLEKAKPILVKLPGWKCEIRGIKTYEELPENCRNYIEFIEEQIDYPITMVSNGPGRNDIIYRKSSLQK
- a CDS encoding amidophosphoribosyltransferase, whose translation is MGGFFGVASKSDCMFDLFFGTDYHSHLGTRRAGMAVYGKKGFDRSIHNIENAPFRTKFDKEVNEMSGCMGIGCISDYEPQPLIVRSHHGTYAIETVGKINNMDELVEKIFATGHSHFLEMSGGDINATELVAAVINEKDNLAEGIRYAQEIIDGSMTMLIMTPKGIYAARDRLGRTPVSIGKKEDAYCISFESFAYLNLGYIEEKELGPGEIVIVTPEGVHTLAAPGKDMKICTFLWVYYGYPSSSYEGISVEEMRYNCGALLARRDDVKPDIVAGVPDSGTAHAIGYSNASGIPFSRPFIKYTPTWPRSFMPTIQSQRNLIAKMKLIPVHDLIQDKSLLLIDDSIVRGTQLRETTEFLYQSGAKEVHIRPACPPLLYGCKYLNFSRSTSEMDLITRRVISDLEREGRFTDLSAYSNPETEEYKEMLGRISKELNFTSLRYHRLDDMIEAVGIDKCKLCTYCWDGKE